One Tolypothrix bouteillei VB521301 DNA window includes the following coding sequences:
- a CDS encoding glycosyltransferase family 2 protein has product MNSSEVTNPQVTIVVVPRERFSYTRESLESIYACTEYPFQLIYVDGGSPSHIKKYLAEQAIQKQFQLIRTEYYLSPNHARNIGLRQVNSKYVVFIDNDVVVTPGWLKTLVSCAEETEATVISPLICQGTPLHEEVHCAGGESGVVLETRGETTRRRIIEKIYKQGRQVSEVRPQLQQQKTGLAEFHCMMVRTEIFQKIGFLDEALLNTKEHVDLCIQVAEAGGTVYLEPDSLVTYVPGPPLDWTDLHYYMLRWSDEWELTSLKRLRDKWNLTEDEYFKNKYKRLGWRRDMTIISSIARKAPFGRFGSRVVGRILYEMDKVLNKYITSRYAQRYLQGQQNSVSSKIVNASVASTQG; this is encoded by the coding sequence ATGAACTCATCAGAAGTAACAAACCCGCAAGTGACGATTGTTGTCGTTCCACGGGAACGCTTCAGTTACACCCGTGAGTCTCTAGAAAGCATCTACGCGTGTACGGAATATCCTTTTCAGTTGATTTATGTCGATGGTGGGTCCCCGTCTCACATCAAAAAATACTTAGCAGAGCAAGCCATTCAAAAGCAATTTCAACTGATTCGCACCGAATATTATCTTTCTCCAAACCATGCAAGAAATATTGGTTTGCGTCAGGTAAACAGCAAGTATGTTGTTTTTATTGATAACGATGTTGTCGTGACTCCTGGTTGGCTGAAGACTTTAGTGTCCTGCGCGGAAGAAACAGAAGCGACTGTAATCAGCCCTCTAATTTGTCAGGGAACTCCTTTGCATGAAGAAGTGCATTGTGCGGGTGGCGAATCTGGAGTTGTTCTAGAAACTAGGGGTGAAACCACAAGACGGCGGATAATTGAAAAAATTTACAAGCAAGGTCGTCAAGTTTCAGAAGTCCGTCCTCAATTGCAACAACAAAAAACCGGGCTAGCAGAATTCCACTGTATGATGGTACGCACTGAGATATTTCAGAAAATTGGATTTTTGGATGAAGCCCTGCTGAATACCAAAGAACACGTTGATTTGTGCATACAGGTGGCTGAAGCTGGCGGTACGGTTTACCTAGAACCTGATTCCCTTGTCACTTATGTACCGGGACCTCCACTGGATTGGACAGATTTGCATTACTACATGTTGCGTTGGAGCGATGAGTGGGAACTCACAAGCCTAAAACGCCTGCGCGACAAGTGGAACCTCACTGAAGATGAGTACTTTAAAAATAAGTACAAGCGCTTGGGATGGCGTCGCGATATGACAATTATCAGTTCCATCGCCCGAAAAGCACCCTTTGGTAGATTTGGGTCACGAGTGGTTGGGAGGATACTGTATGAAATGGATAAGGTTTTGAACAAGTATATTACTAGCCGCTATGCTCAAAGGTACTTGCAAGGTCAACAAAACTCTGTCTCTTCAAAAATTGTGAATGCGAGCGTAGCTTCAACACAAGGATGA
- a CDS encoding ABC transporter permease → MKQKESQKSRLPEVIYTPESQLRRPIDLLKQMWRDLLASRELAWRLMVRDITAQYRQSFLGVAWAFLPPIVMAVGFTLANDANVINVGKTDIPYPAYVMFSTALWQTFVEALNGPVQAVTVAKPMLARVNFPRESLILAKVGEVFFNFAIKLILIVGLYFWFRISIAWTVILVPVALIHLVVLGTFIGVLLAPLGILYQDVSKGLTLITGFWLFLTPVVYPVPNEGTFGLLVKLNPVTPLLVTARELATTGVISNPLEFWVVSVLSFVGLLLTWVTFRLAMPFVVERVSS, encoded by the coding sequence TTGAAACAAAAAGAGAGCCAAAAATCGCGATTACCTGAAGTTATTTATACGCCTGAAAGTCAACTGCGGCGTCCAATCGATCTGTTAAAACAGATGTGGCGGGATTTGCTAGCTTCTCGCGAGCTTGCATGGCGGTTGATGGTAAGGGATATTACGGCTCAATACCGTCAATCATTTTTAGGTGTAGCTTGGGCATTTTTGCCGCCAATTGTCATGGCTGTTGGGTTTACTCTTGCAAATGATGCTAATGTCATTAATGTTGGTAAGACTGACATACCCTACCCAGCATATGTGATGTTCAGTACTGCACTATGGCAAACATTTGTAGAAGCATTAAACGGTCCGGTACAAGCCGTGACAGTCGCAAAACCAATGCTAGCCAGAGTGAATTTTCCTCGGGAGTCTCTCATTTTAGCAAAAGTAGGCGAAGTGTTTTTTAACTTTGCCATCAAGTTGATTTTAATAGTGGGATTGTACTTCTGGTTTCGTATTTCGATCGCTTGGACAGTTATCTTAGTCCCAGTTGCGTTGATTCATTTGGTCGTTCTGGGGACGTTCATTGGTGTTTTGTTGGCTCCATTGGGAATTTTGTATCAAGACGTTTCTAAAGGGTTAACTCTCATTACAGGGTTTTGGCTGTTTTTGACTCCCGTGGTTTATCCAGTTCCCAATGAAGGAACATTTGGGTTACTAGTCAAGCTAAATCCTGTCACTCCTCTATTAGTGACAGCACGAGAATTAGCAACAACAGGAGTTATCTCCAACCCTTTAGAATTTTGGGTTGTCAGTGTACTCTCCTTTGTGGGATTGTTACTCACTTGGGTGACTTTTCGACTTGCAATGCCTTTTGTTGTTGAGCGAGTGAGTTCTTAG